The nucleotide sequence TGAAAAGTCAAGAATATTACAATATTTAAAAGCTAGTTATATAGGAAAAGGAAAATCTATAATAGTGCTAGATGATGGAGGATTGCCCCGCAAAGAAACAAAAGTAATTTTACCGTTTAATGACTATAAAAAAGAAGTAGACCATAAAAGTGATGTGTGTGCGGTAGTCAGGGAAGTCCTCCCTGACGTCGATATCTATGCTATTAACTGGTTTGGTGGGAAAGTTAAAAATGAAGAAGAAACGAAATGGTTAGAGGATCATGCTCATGAAATTGACGTAATAAATTGCTCCTTTTCCTTTGCTGTCGGTAATTCTGATAAAGATTTATGGGAAAGAATAGA is from Oxobacter pfennigii and encodes:
- a CDS encoding S8/S53 family peptidase, which translates into the protein MFIYKENEPEFEKSRILQYLKASYIGKGKSIIVLDDGGLPRKETKVILPFNDYKKEVDHKSDVCAVVREVLPDVDIYAINWFGGKVKNEEETKWLEDHAHEIDVINCSFSFAVGNSDKDLWERIERLNIPVVCSSGNDCSSIMKL